The Mycolicibacterium hassiacum DSM 44199 genome includes a window with the following:
- a CDS encoding PucR family transcriptional regulator, which yields MAQTSAGLGLGQLLLTLDRTMVTLLEAPRGLDMPVGSVALVDADDVRLGLAVGPGSADLFFLLGVPDTEAVRWLERQFADTGRVPAAVFLKEPAPEAVARAAALGSAVVAVEPRARWEALYKLVNHAFEHHRDRTDPAHHTDTDLFALAQSIADRTRGMISIEDEQSHVLAYSASNDEADELRRLTILGRAGPPEHLEWLARWGIFDALRSSPDVVRVAERPELGLRPRLAVGIHLPDRQPSFAGTIWLQQGSAPLAADTEEILRGAAVLAARILARLSAAPSAHTLLVRELLGLTGGDADIATIADELGITADGRAALVGFAPAGARAPARPIGPGVIGPGVIGPGVIGPGVIGLSAGAFRADAQVAAADDRVYVLLPDVAKPRSVTSWARGAVAALRRELGVPLRAVVAAPIAGLAGAAAARLEVDRVFDSAARHPDAIGQVTSLDEARTTVLLDEIVAQVAARPALIDPRVRDLHARDPVLVDTLSAYLDGFGDVAAAAQQLCVHPNTVRYRIRRIERLLQTSLHDPDDRLVLALSLRAMKT from the coding sequence ATGGCGCAGACGTCGGCCGGCCTCGGGCTCGGGCAGTTGCTGCTGACCCTGGACCGCACCATGGTCACCCTGCTCGAAGCGCCCCGCGGTCTGGACATGCCGGTCGGTTCGGTAGCGCTGGTCGACGCCGACGACGTGCGGCTGGGCCTGGCGGTCGGGCCGGGCTCGGCCGATCTGTTCTTCCTGCTCGGGGTGCCCGACACCGAGGCGGTGCGCTGGCTGGAACGTCAGTTCGCCGACACCGGCCGGGTGCCGGCGGCCGTCTTCCTCAAGGAACCCGCACCCGAGGCGGTCGCGCGGGCGGCGGCGCTGGGCAGCGCGGTGGTGGCGGTCGAGCCGCGGGCCCGCTGGGAGGCGCTCTACAAACTGGTCAACCACGCCTTCGAGCACCACCGCGACCGCACCGACCCGGCCCATCACACCGACACCGACCTGTTCGCGTTGGCCCAGTCGATCGCCGACCGCACCCGCGGGATGATCAGCATCGAAGACGAGCAGTCGCATGTGCTGGCCTACTCGGCGTCCAACGACGAGGCCGATGAGCTGCGCCGGCTCACGATCCTGGGCCGCGCCGGGCCGCCCGAGCACCTGGAGTGGCTGGCCCGGTGGGGCATCTTCGACGCGCTGCGCTCGAGCCCCGACGTGGTCCGGGTGGCCGAGCGCCCGGAGTTGGGGCTGCGGCCCCGCCTGGCGGTCGGCATTCACCTGCCGGATCGGCAGCCGTCGTTCGCCGGCACCATCTGGCTGCAGCAGGGATCGGCGCCGCTGGCCGCCGACACCGAGGAGATCCTGCGGGGCGCGGCGGTGCTGGCGGCCCGGATCCTGGCCCGGCTGTCGGCCGCTCCGTCCGCGCACACCCTGCTGGTGCGGGAGTTGTTGGGGCTGACCGGCGGCGACGCCGACATCGCCACGATCGCCGACGAGCTGGGCATCACCGCCGACGGCCGCGCCGCGCTGGTGGGGTTCGCCCCGGCCGGGGCACGAGCGCCGGCGAGGCCGATCGGACCCGGCGTGATCGGACCCGGCGTGATCGGACCCGGCGTGATCGGACCCGGCGTGATCGGACTCAGCGCCGGCGCCTTCCGCGCCGACGCCCAGGTGGCTGCGGCCGACGACCGAGTGTACGTGTTGCTGCCCGACGTCGCCAAACCGCGATCGGTGACTTCGTGGGCACGCGGTGCGGTGGCCGCCCTGCGCCGGGAACTGGGCGTGCCGCTGCGGGCGGTGGTGGCCGCACCGATCGCCGGGCTGGCCGGGGCCGCGGCCGCGCGGCTCGAGGTGGACCGGGTGTTCGACAGCGCGGCCCGCCACCCCGACGCGATCGGTCAGGTCACCTCGCTCGACGAGGCGCGCACCACCGTGCTGCTCGACGAGATCGTCGCGCAGGTGGCCGCCCGCCCCGCGCTGATCGATCCGCGGGTGCGCGATCTGCACGCGCGGGACCCGGTGCTGGTCGACACCCTGAGTGCCTATCTCGACGGCTTCGGCGACGTGGCCGCGGCGGCCCAGCAGCTGTGCGTGCACCCGAACACCGTGCGCTACCGGATCCGGCGTATCGAACGGCTGCTGCAGACCTCGTTGCACGACCCCGACGACCGGCTGGTGCTCGCGCTCAGCCTGCGCGCGATGAAGACCTGA
- the idi gene encoding isopentenyl-diphosphate Delta-isomerase, with product MLSTARDAEELVVLVDDDGRELGTAAKATVHHRATPLHLAFSCYVFDPAGRVLMTRRALTKRTWPGVWTNSFCGHPAPGEAPVDAVHRRAAQELGLELDDVRCVLPDFRYRAVAADGTVENELCPVFRAVAAGPLRPAPDEVMDHTWVSWQDLRSLARLPWAISPWAAAQIPLLTALEF from the coding sequence ATGCTCAGCACTGCGCGTGACGCCGAGGAGCTCGTGGTGCTCGTCGACGACGACGGGCGCGAACTCGGCACGGCGGCCAAGGCGACCGTCCATCACCGGGCCACCCCGCTGCATCTGGCATTCTCCTGTTACGTGTTCGACCCCGCGGGCCGGGTGTTGATGACGCGGCGTGCCCTGACGAAGCGGACCTGGCCCGGGGTCTGGACGAACTCGTTCTGCGGCCACCCGGCCCCGGGTGAGGCGCCGGTGGACGCCGTGCACCGGCGTGCGGCGCAGGAGCTGGGACTCGAACTCGACGACGTCAGGTGTGTGCTGCCCGATTTCCGGTATCGCGCGGTGGCCGCCGACGGCACCGTGGAGAACGAGCTGTGCCCGGTGTTTCGGGCGGTGGCGGCCGGTCCGCTGCGTCCGGCGCCGGATGAGGTGATGGACCACACCTGGGTCAGCTGGCAGGACCTGCGCTCGCTGGCGCGGCTGCCGTGGGCGATCAGCCCGTGGGCCGCGGCCCAGATTCCGCTGCTGACCGCGCTGGAGTTCTAA
- a CDS encoding DUF5914 domain-containing protein: protein MSRLGDLAARLSKASPFTVLPTQRWAEQTPTYRDASPAVIDAALRRSQRRPSGNWYVFAASRSIGAEPFGATVAGVELVAWRGVDGALRVGPGACPHLGADLSTATVADGALVCPWHGLRLCGEREFGWRPYPAHDDGVLAWVRLDRAGGETPTDAPVLPVRPGGARLAAVARLDGVCEPHDIIANRMDPWHGAWFHPYSLTRLEVVSAPPPDCELPEDEDRFLVAVTFRMGRLGVPVLAEFTSPEPRTIVMRIVEGEGAGSVVETHATPVGYGPDGLPRSAVLEAVIAHSDRPRFGYARHARRLIEPLMRRAAARLWRDDLAYAERRYRQRSRRGPETG, encoded by the coding sequence ATGAGCCGGCTCGGTGACCTGGCCGCGCGGCTGTCGAAGGCCTCCCCGTTCACCGTGCTGCCGACACAGCGCTGGGCCGAGCAGACCCCGACCTACCGCGACGCGTCGCCGGCGGTCATCGACGCCGCGCTGCGCCGATCGCAACGCCGTCCCAGCGGCAACTGGTACGTCTTCGCGGCCAGCCGATCGATCGGCGCCGAACCGTTCGGCGCCACCGTGGCCGGGGTGGAGCTGGTGGCCTGGCGCGGGGTGGACGGCGCGCTGCGGGTGGGTCCCGGGGCCTGCCCGCATCTGGGCGCCGATCTGTCCACCGCCACCGTGGCCGACGGCGCGCTGGTCTGCCCGTGGCACGGGTTGCGGCTCTGCGGTGAACGTGAATTCGGTTGGCGCCCATACCCGGCGCATGACGACGGGGTGCTGGCCTGGGTGCGGCTGGACCGGGCCGGCGGGGAAACGCCCACCGACGCCCCGGTGCTGCCGGTGCGGCCCGGGGGAGCGCGGCTGGCCGCGGTCGCCCGCCTCGACGGGGTCTGCGAACCGCACGACATCATCGCCAACCGGATGGATCCCTGGCACGGCGCCTGGTTTCACCCGTACTCGCTCACCCGGTTGGAGGTGGTGTCCGCACCCCCGCCCGACTGTGAGCTGCCCGAGGACGAGGACCGGTTCCTGGTCGCGGTCACCTTCCGGATGGGGCGCCTGGGTGTCCCGGTACTCGCCGAGTTCACCAGCCCGGAGCCGCGGACCATCGTCATGCGCATCGTCGAGGGCGAAGGCGCCGGAAGCGTCGTCGAAACTCACGCCACCCCGGTCGGTTACGGGCCGGACGGGCTGCCCCGCAGCGCGGTGCTGGAGGCCGTCATCGCGCACTCCGACCGTCCCCGGTTCGGTTATGCCCGGCACGCGCGCCGGCTCATCGAACCGCTGATGCGGCGCGCCGCCGCCCGGCTGTGGCGCGACGACCTGGCCTACGCCGAACGCCGGTACCGGCAGCGCAGCAGGCGGGGACCGGAAACCGGTTAG